A window of the Deinococcus gobiensis I-0 genome harbors these coding sequences:
- the moaC gene encoding cyclic pyranopterin monophosphate synthase MoaC — translation MVDVTDKAATTRTATAEAWVVLPPEARAALEAGTNPKGDPLTVARLAGLAGSKRTADLILLCHPIPVTGADVQVTLEAAGVRIAATVKTTAPTGVEMEALTAASVAALNVYDMLKAASKAIEITGLRLLSKTGGKSGDYRAEDRQGQPIS, via the coding sequence ATGGTCGACGTGACCGACAAGGCCGCGACCACCCGCACGGCAACGGCCGAGGCCTGGGTCGTCCTGCCCCCAGAGGCCCGCGCCGCGCTGGAGGCGGGCACCAACCCCAAAGGCGACCCGCTGACGGTGGCCCGTCTGGCCGGTCTGGCCGGCAGCAAGCGCACCGCCGACCTGATCCTGCTGTGCCACCCCATTCCGGTCACGGGCGCCGACGTGCAGGTCACGCTGGAGGCGGCCGGGGTGCGGATCGCGGCGACCGTGAAGACCACTGCCCCGACCGGCGTCGAGATGGAGGCCCTGACGGCGGCGAGCGTGGCGGCCCTGAACGTGTACGACATGCTCAAGGCGGCCAGCAAGGCCATCGAGATCACCGGGCTGCGCCTGCTGTCCAAAACCGGCGGCAAGAGTGGAGACTACCGGGCCGAGGACCGGCAGGGCCAGCCCATCTCCTGA
- a CDS encoding YceD family protein, translated as MSDQPHIHLGSLLRSSTDEAHVDGELDHLTYQQGKETQTLRFAEPAPFDIDVNALGGDEMYLQGSFEPTLIMECARCLRDVEVPLELTLGTLMRYDPAATEPYLEEAESGEDVLVFGDPNLDLSAYLAETTLLGAPLSVLHDEACKGLCQVCGHDLNEGPCEHSAAVPVEAIDTDLGTPEGSTHARQNPFATLRGLDLPED; from the coding sequence ATGAGCGATCAGCCCCACATTCACCTCGGTTCGCTGCTGCGGTCGTCTACGGACGAAGCGCACGTGGACGGCGAACTTGACCACCTCACCTACCAGCAGGGCAAGGAGACGCAGACCCTGCGCTTCGCCGAGCCGGCCCCCTTCGATATCGACGTCAACGCGCTGGGCGGCGACGAGATGTACCTTCAGGGCAGCTTCGAGCCGACCCTGATCATGGAATGCGCCCGCTGCCTGCGCGACGTGGAGGTGCCGCTGGAGCTCACGCTCGGCACCCTGATGCGCTACGACCCCGCCGCCACCGAACCGTACCTGGAAGAAGCCGAGAGCGGCGAGGACGTGCTCGTCTTCGGCGACCCCAACCTCGACCTGAGCGCCTACCTCGCCGAGACCACGCTGCTGGGGGCGCCTTTGAGCGTGCTGCACGACGAGGCCTGCAAGGGCCTGTGTCAGGTGTGCGGCCACGACCTCAACGAGGGGCCGTGCGAGCACAGCGCGGCGGTGCCTGTCGAGGCCATCGACACCGATCTGGGCACCCCCGAGGGCAGCACCCACGCCCGCCAGAACCCCTTCGCCACCCTGCGTGGCCTCGACCTGCCGGAAGATTGA
- a CDS encoding polymer-forming cytoskeletal protein: protein MGQGEHNSGEHWERLGDDLRAALHREADQDLSGPDVARLAAAPPEVQADRAALRHVTATLRGLERPALPRSVAQAAVSDLKAARLLAPPSLPRSVADAAVRDLTLGRLLVPPPPERSVAPAVLTDIAAARWLAPPPAPRPVAEAVLSELRLARQLAPPPPARSVAAATLTDIQGASVLGALSRPPLPRSVTPAVMARMVAFPPPEPAPTRPVLVIPTTMTPAALGVLAPAPNPAPLLLVGALLVGLVLMTLSTAWPNLAAGAVVLRTLLEQVSPLAGIGLALLLLTSVLVAWKPVPTVQRAGAGAFALSAVLALPALYHVAGGDGGLSIGRSVTVSGTVSGNVIAIGGDVRLGEKAQVGGEVITLLGDVYQAPGAQVDGRVNALLGHAPGDRSALQTAPPTGLGLATAAAFRPVLGWLGAAAWPQVFVVLTGGALLLLFVAGLAPGLARRQRHAPMRTLAMGVLMLALLAGPAAVLGLAGLLGPALLAVALAALLVATGLSVSLYDLGRALAHRVRLPVPDAVGALLGLSAFAASLSLPPLAFTLAVVGGAWGAGTLLLTRLPR from the coding sequence ATGGGTCAGGGAGAGCACAACTCGGGTGAACACTGGGAGCGCCTGGGCGACGACCTGCGCGCGGCCCTGCACCGGGAAGCCGACCAGGACCTGAGCGGGCCCGACGTTGCCCGGCTTGCCGCCGCCCCGCCAGAGGTCCAGGCAGACCGCGCGGCGCTGCGCCACGTCACCGCGACGCTGCGCGGCCTGGAACGTCCAGCCCTGCCGCGCAGCGTCGCGCAGGCCGCCGTGTCCGACCTGAAGGCGGCGCGATTACTGGCTCCGCCTTCCCTGCCCCGCTCGGTGGCCGACGCCGCCGTGCGCGACCTGACGCTGGGCCGCCTGCTGGTCCCACCGCCTCCCGAACGCAGCGTGGCTCCGGCCGTCCTGACCGATATCGCGGCGGCGCGCTGGCTGGCCCCTCCCCCCGCGCCGCGCCCGGTGGCCGAGGCGGTGCTGTCCGAGCTGCGTCTGGCGCGTCAGCTCGCGCCACCGCCCCCGGCCCGCTCGGTCGCTGCGGCCACCCTGACCGACATCCAGGGGGCCTCGGTCCTGGGCGCCCTGTCCCGTCCCCCTCTCCCCCGCAGCGTGACTCCGGCGGTCATGGCCCGGATGGTCGCGTTCCCGCCCCCAGAGCCGGCTCCGACGCGCCCCGTGCTGGTCATCCCCACGACCATGACCCCAGCCGCCCTGGGGGTGCTGGCCCCGGCGCCGAACCCCGCTCCCCTGCTGCTGGTCGGGGCGTTGCTGGTGGGCCTTGTCCTGATGACCCTGAGCACCGCGTGGCCCAACCTCGCGGCAGGGGCCGTGGTGCTCAGGACCCTGCTCGAACAGGTGTCGCCGTTGGCGGGGATAGGGCTGGCCCTGCTGCTGCTCACCAGCGTCCTGGTGGCCTGGAAACCGGTGCCAACGGTGCAGCGCGCCGGGGCGGGCGCCTTCGCGCTGTCGGCGGTGCTGGCGCTGCCCGCGCTGTACCACGTGGCCGGAGGCGACGGCGGCCTGAGCATCGGGCGCAGCGTGACCGTCAGCGGAACGGTCAGCGGTAACGTCATCGCCATCGGCGGCGACGTCCGCCTGGGCGAAAAGGCGCAGGTGGGCGGCGAGGTCATCACCCTGCTGGGCGACGTGTATCAGGCCCCGGGGGCGCAGGTGGACGGCCGGGTCAACGCGCTGCTGGGCCACGCGCCCGGCGACCGCAGCGCCCTGCAGACCGCGCCGCCCACCGGCCTGGGGCTGGCGACCGCCGCCGCCTTCCGGCCGGTGCTGGGCTGGCTGGGGGCCGCCGCGTGGCCACAGGTGTTCGTGGTCCTGACCGGCGGCGCGCTGCTGCTGCTGTTCGTGGCCGGGTTGGCTCCGGGCCTGGCCCGGCGGCAGCGGCACGCCCCCATGCGGACCCTGGCGATGGGCGTACTGATGTTGGCCCTCCTCGCCGGCCCGGCGGCGGTGCTGGGGCTGGCGGGGCTGCTGGGCCCGGCCCTGCTGGCGGTGGCCCTCGCCGCCCTGCTGGTCGCCACCGGTCTGAGCGTCAGCCTGTATGACCTCGGGCGCGCCCTGGCCCACCGTGTCCGGCTGCCGGTCCCCGACGCGGTCGGGGCGCTGCTGGGCCTGAGCGCCTTTGCCGCCAGCCTGAGTCTGCCGCCCCTGGCCTTCACGCTGGCGGTGGTCGGCGGGGCCTGGGGAGCAGGGACGCTCCTCCTGACGCGGCTGCCCCGCTAG
- a CDS encoding peroxiredoxin, translating to MTDLHRLPADLPVPTDDGACDHLPGLPLPSLTLPGTDGQAHDLSGLPGRTVLYVYPRTGEPGLPLPTDWDVIPGARGCTPQSCAFRDHHAELRAAGARVYGLSTQDTAYQREAAGRLHLPFTLLSDEALTFGRALRLPTFTADGMTLLRRVTLIVRGGRVEHVFYPVFPPERNAADVLAWLRAHPAD from the coding sequence GTGACCGACCTGCACCGTCTCCCGGCCGACCTCCCCGTCCCCACCGACGACGGGGCGTGCGACCACCTACCGGGCCTGCCGCTGCCCTCCCTGACGCTGCCGGGCACCGACGGACAGGCACACGACCTCTCCGGGCTGCCGGGGCGTACCGTGCTGTACGTCTACCCCCGCACAGGCGAGCCGGGGCTGCCGCTGCCGACGGACTGGGACGTGATTCCCGGCGCGCGGGGCTGCACCCCCCAGAGCTGCGCCTTCCGCGACCACCACGCCGAGCTGCGGGCGGCGGGCGCGCGGGTCTATGGCCTGAGTACCCAGGACACGGCCTACCAGCGGGAGGCGGCCGGGCGGCTGCACCTCCCCTTCACCCTGCTCTCGGACGAGGCGCTGACCTTCGGGCGGGCGCTGCGGCTGCCGACCTTCACGGCAGACGGCATGACGCTGCTGCGCCGGGTCACGCTGATCGTACGCGGAGGCCGCGTCGAGCACGTCTTCTATCCGGTCTTTCCGCCGGAGCGCAACGCCGCCGACGTGCTGGCGTGGCTGCGCGCCCATCCTGCCGACTAG
- a CDS encoding bifunctional folylpolyglutamate synthase/dihydrofolate synthase, with protein sequence MSGPEHLDWLFARQRFGVRPGLERVHALLAALGRPQDRFRAILVGGTNGKGSTAATLASVLRAAGERTGLFTSPHLTRFSERFVVDGQELPAGQVLAALGRVRPLAETYEASFFEVVTALGCLLFAEAEVQTAVMEVGLGGRLDATNALDPVLSLLTNVGLDHTAILGDTVQAIAAEKAGILRAGRPALTGASPDLWPVLDGAGAELWAAAREWHWEAESLGWEGHAVEIQTPAGDLSFRTPLLGRHGAGNAALAAAAALRLGLPAGAVREGAAGTRWPGRLERLPWRGGQVLLDGAHNPDGAQAVAAALADLGTGPLPLIFGAAEDKDLEGVAAALRPLASRVILTRAALSPRAAEPHTLARLFPGLPLTLTRTPEEALGALPPGAQALACGSLYLVGELRPLLLGEVGEARERWQ encoded by the coding sequence ATGAGCGGACCAGAACATCTCGACTGGCTGTTCGCCCGGCAGCGCTTCGGGGTGCGGCCAGGCCTGGAACGGGTCCACGCCCTTCTCGCGGCGCTGGGTCGCCCTCAGGACCGGTTCCGGGCCATCCTGGTCGGCGGCACCAACGGCAAGGGCAGTACGGCCGCCACCCTCGCGTCGGTCCTGAGGGCCGCCGGGGAGCGCACCGGCCTGTTCACCAGCCCACATCTGACCCGGTTCAGCGAGCGCTTCGTGGTGGATGGACAGGAGCTGCCTGCCGGGCAGGTGCTGGCGGCGCTGGGCCGGGTGCGCCCGCTGGCCGAGACCTACGAGGCGTCTTTTTTCGAGGTGGTCACGGCGCTAGGCTGCCTGCTCTTTGCGGAGGCCGAAGTCCAGACGGCCGTGATGGAGGTGGGTCTGGGAGGACGGCTCGACGCGACCAATGCCCTTGACCCGGTGCTGAGCCTCCTGACGAACGTGGGCCTGGACCACACGGCGATTCTGGGCGACACGGTCCAGGCCATCGCTGCCGAGAAGGCGGGCATCCTGCGGGCCGGGCGACCTGCGCTGACAGGTGCGTCGCCGGACCTGTGGCCGGTGTTGGACGGAGCGGGCGCAGAACTCTGGGCTGCTGCTCGCGAATGGCACTGGGAAGCGGAGTCGCTGGGCTGGGAAGGGCACGCCGTCGAAATCCAGACCCCGGCTGGCGACCTCAGCTTCCGGACGCCGCTGCTGGGGCGCCATGGCGCAGGCAACGCTGCGCTGGCGGCGGCGGCGGCCCTGCGGCTGGGTCTTCCGGCCGGAGCGGTCCGGGAGGGCGCCGCCGGAACCCGTTGGCCCGGGCGTCTGGAACGCCTGCCCTGGCGGGGCGGTCAGGTGCTGCTCGATGGGGCGCACAATCCGGACGGCGCGCAGGCTGTGGCCGCTGCCCTGGCCGATTTGGGGACCGGCCCCCTGCCTCTGATCTTCGGCGCCGCTGAGGACAAGGACCTGGAGGGGGTGGCGGCGGCCCTGCGGCCCCTGGCCTCCCGCGTCATCCTGACCCGCGCGGCCCTCAGTCCGCGCGCCGCCGAGCCGCACACACTGGCGCGGCTGTTCCCCGGCTTGCCCCTGACATTGACGCGGACGCCCGAGGAGGCGCTTGGGGCCCTGCCGCCCGGGGCGCAGGCGCTGGCCTGCGGAAGCCTGTACCTCGTCGGTGAATTGCGCCCCTTGCTGCTGGGTGAGGTGGGCGAGGCGCGGGAGCGCTGGCAGTGA
- a CDS encoding response regulator transcription factor: protein MIRVLLADDHALFRQGLRSLLESEGMRVIGEAANGREAIRYAADTHPDVILMDIQMPELDGVKATQSILEINPQARVIMITMYRQDRYVFEAVKAGARGYILKDADATTLIDAITRVAGGEALLDADMAQNVLDDFRDKREELPSEKHADLNERETMILKLLAQGFSNQDIALRLDISEKTVRNRLSEIFTKLQLNNRTQAALYAIREGIANLD from the coding sequence ATGATCCGTGTTCTGCTCGCCGACGACCACGCCCTGTTCCGTCAGGGCCTCCGCAGCCTGCTGGAATCCGAGGGCATGCGCGTCATCGGGGAGGCGGCCAACGGGCGGGAGGCCATCCGCTACGCGGCCGACACCCACCCGGACGTGATCCTGATGGACATCCAGATGCCGGAACTCGACGGAGTCAAGGCCACCCAGAGCATCCTGGAGATCAACCCGCAGGCCCGCGTCATCATGATCACGATGTACCGTCAGGACCGCTACGTATTTGAGGCGGTCAAGGCGGGCGCGCGCGGCTACATCCTCAAGGATGCCGACGCCACGACCCTGATCGACGCGATCACGCGGGTGGCCGGCGGGGAGGCCCTGCTCGACGCCGATATGGCCCAGAACGTCCTCGACGACTTCCGCGACAAGCGTGAGGAGCTGCCCAGCGAGAAGCACGCCGACCTCAACGAACGCGAGACGATGATCCTCAAGCTCCTGGCCCAGGGCTTTTCCAATCAGGACATCGCCCTGAGGCTGGACATCAGCGAGAAGACGGTGCGCAACCGCCTCTCGGAGATTTTCACCAAGTTGCAGCTCAACAACCGCACCCAGGCCGCCCTGTACGCCATCCGCGAGGGC
- a CDS encoding manganese-dependent inorganic pyrophosphatase, which yields MIAVFGHLNPDTDAIASALVYARLLTRQGHPAQAYRLGELNFETAYVLKELGLTAPELLPQLAAGSEVALVDHNESAQSAPHLAEYEVTRVVDHHKLGDLTTAAPAYLRFEPVGCTSTLLLKLHREAGLDIEPQDARLMLSAILSDTLHFRSPTTTPDDRQAVEFLSPIAGVDDVAGFALAMFAAKSDLGDTPAETLLKMDYKVFPFGDPEQTWGIGVIETTNPAYVFGRQRELLAAMDQIKAQDGLSGVLLSVVDILNETNRTLVLSATEGKVLREAFGVVAQDGVADLGARISRKKQIVPTLEEYFAPQA from the coding sequence ATGATCGCTGTGTTCGGCCACCTGAATCCCGATACCGACGCTATCGCCAGTGCGCTGGTATACGCCCGCCTTCTCACGCGGCAGGGTCATCCCGCGCAGGCCTACCGCCTGGGCGAGTTGAATTTCGAGACGGCGTATGTCCTGAAGGAATTGGGACTGACCGCTCCGGAACTTCTGCCTCAGCTGGCGGCCGGCAGTGAAGTGGCGCTGGTGGACCACAACGAAAGCGCCCAATCGGCCCCCCACCTGGCCGAATACGAGGTCACGCGCGTCGTGGACCACCACAAGCTGGGGGACCTGACCACGGCGGCCCCCGCCTACCTGCGTTTCGAACCGGTGGGCTGCACTTCCACGCTGCTGCTCAAGCTGCACCGCGAAGCTGGCCTGGATATAGAGCCGCAGGACGCACGGCTGATGCTCAGTGCCATTCTGAGCGACACCCTGCATTTCCGCAGCCCGACCACCACGCCCGACGACCGGCAGGCTGTGGAATTCCTCTCTCCGATCGCCGGGGTAGACGACGTGGCCGGTTTCGCGCTGGCGATGTTCGCGGCCAAGAGTGATCTGGGCGATACGCCGGCAGAAACCCTGCTGAAGATGGACTACAAGGTCTTTCCCTTCGGCGATCCCGAGCAGACCTGGGGCATCGGCGTGATCGAGACGACCAATCCGGCCTACGTATTCGGGCGGCAACGGGAACTGCTCGCGGCGATGGACCAGATCAAGGCGCAGGATGGCCTGAGCGGGGTACTGCTGAGCGTGGTGGACATTCTCAACGAGACCAACCGGACCCTGGTGCTGAGCGCCACCGAAGGCAAAGTGTTGCGTGAGGCCTTCGGGGTCGTGGCCCAGGACGGCGTGGCCGATCTGGGAGCCCGTATCAGCCGCAAGAAGCAGATCGTGCCGACGCTCGAAGAGTACTTTGCGCCCCAGGCCTGA
- a CDS encoding helix-turn-helix domain-containing protein — translation MKLHERLRELRSERGLRLKDVAEVADISVPYLSDLERGRTNPSLETLQTLAGAYSITVHDLLEGVEFYGASTEGALPKGLADLIADPTLGPQITPDWVRTLSRIELRGKRPRDKQDWYEIYLHLKRILN, via the coding sequence ATGAAACTGCACGAACGACTCCGTGAACTGCGCAGCGAACGCGGGCTGCGGCTCAAGGACGTGGCGGAGGTGGCCGACATCAGCGTGCCCTACCTCAGCGATCTGGAACGTGGGCGGACCAATCCCAGCCTGGAAACGCTCCAGACACTCGCCGGGGCCTACAGCATCACGGTTCACGACCTGCTCGAAGGGGTCGAGTTCTACGGAGCTTCGACCGAAGGCGCGCTCCCCAAGGGCCTCGCCGACCTGATCGCCGACCCCACCCTGGGGCCGCAGATCACGCCCGACTGGGTCCGCACCCTGTCGCGCATCGAACTGCGCGGCAAGCGCCCGCGCGACAAGCAGGACTGGTACGAGATCTACCTGCATCTCAAACGCATCCTCAACTGA
- a CDS encoding S-layer homology domain-containing protein encodes MKKSLIALTAALSFGLAAAQTAAPASAPQVPALTDVPAGHWAKDAIDRLVSRGIILGYPDGTFRGTQNLTRYEASVIIARVLDQIRSGETPASGLNAEDLTALQNAIQELAADLAALGVRVSDLEENAVNKDDFARLEARIEEVATAQGDATALANIQAQIDELTSRADDYDTLRADVDDNASSIAALNDLTVLLNQDILDLQDRVSAVEAAQADFVQRSDFNNLAGRVGVVETRVETVNNSLTGRIAALERNAFSVKPSLTLGYSVSRANRNFDIDRLFPLNADGTVANNAFTSGGIDSDTGAQRRDFGDFGNTSSPIVAGANGLYGFAAAAGPVYQEGSTDIGISLGFDTSGQFSQVTSAASGSLFNTAGRLSINSIDLNFGLTTRLPDDVCYDANGDGSCSDAETAAVDVLYPGARSSALIDPAGSVYRPVFFRFKNATTEFSVGNNPVIVTLGRKQKFYFADYAFDNNYDGRGDGFVVSVDGSNLPVLGALKPKITTVYGSRGGDNVATSGNYGVYYRGVRAQITPVGTLNAGLYYAQEGRDAFGAAAAAGQTAATVAAVPNDVTLYGADLHGKAFGVELHSEYTASRVTPVNSAAYTASAFYARAATRKTDLTYDLNTPAARLGTDTFNVSLYDLNYRRIEAGVTEVSGISEYGYDTRRSYSSTRQNNADNPNNGVTAPFSNLYGRTATGSTTNDGLIGQKGFGVKAAVTLGPVSVGGYYDSSTSANGSMAVNDPNLLIERGASAKVAASIFSLRGSYNELLSNRYQTYRNAGTDVALGATVTDSVYARRYAIQADVTPGLGLYVGAYYRDVSVDDQAGGMRRSSTDRGLFGRGYLASSFAPGVGANSYRAGLTCSESNFGTSVAVNGVSGDTDGVGGVLNPAVNLDANRTGVCFTSYGVEAGHAGNNANALVKDLFFRVGYGRVYVPTSNTSTTGDFSGNIFYGDVRYDRKVSAANVRLAGSFSNSNVRLDARPAGTRGAIGLIVRTDPLTGLPFSPQINGQVGYYTSQFDNDSSAATPALNANAVKYGAGIVLNDFLLPNTKVGVRYDGYSGINRAYTPYDGAGTEGYFADADTNGNRINLNGVYVEGAYNDLVFSYGNYTLSSRNNAGTEIGSGLNNGQPARGQTFKITYKVNF; translated from the coding sequence ATGAAGAAAAGTCTGATTGCTCTCACCGCCGCGCTGTCGTTCGGCCTCGCTGCCGCGCAGACTGCCGCCCCGGCGAGCGCGCCCCAGGTTCCTGCCCTGACCGACGTTCCTGCCGGCCACTGGGCCAAGGACGCGATCGACCGCCTGGTCAGCCGTGGCATCATCCTCGGCTATCCGGACGGCACCTTCCGCGGCACCCAGAACCTGACCCGCTACGAAGCCTCCGTCATCATCGCCCGCGTGCTGGATCAGATCCGCAGCGGCGAAACCCCTGCCAGCGGCCTGAACGCCGAGGACCTGACGGCGCTCCAGAACGCCATCCAGGAACTCGCCGCCGACCTAGCCGCGCTGGGTGTGCGCGTCAGCGACCTCGAAGAGAACGCGGTCAACAAGGACGACTTCGCGCGCCTGGAAGCCCGCATCGAGGAAGTCGCCACCGCTCAGGGTGACGCCACCGCCCTCGCCAACATCCAGGCCCAGATCGACGAGCTGACCTCGCGCGCCGACGACTACGACACCCTGCGTGCCGACGTCGACGACAACGCCAGCAGCATCGCCGCACTGAACGACCTGACCGTTCTCTTGAACCAGGACATCCTGGACCTCCAGGACCGCGTCAGCGCCGTGGAAGCCGCGCAGGCCGACTTCGTCCAGCGCAGCGACTTCAACAACCTCGCGGGCCGCGTGGGTGTGGTCGAAACCCGCGTCGAGACGGTCAACAACAGCCTGACCGGCCGCATCGCCGCCCTGGAGCGCAACGCGTTCAGCGTCAAGCCGAGCCTGACCCTGGGCTACAGCGTGAGCCGCGCCAACCGCAACTTCGACATTGACCGCCTCTTCCCCCTGAACGCCGACGGTACCGTGGCCAACAACGCCTTCACCAGCGGCGGCATCGACAGCGACACGGGTGCCCAGCGCCGTGACTTCGGCGACTTCGGCAACACCAGCTCGCCCATCGTGGCGGGTGCGAACGGTCTGTACGGCTTCGCCGCCGCTGCTGGCCCTGTGTATCAGGAAGGCAGTACCGATATCGGTATCAGCCTGGGCTTCGACACCAGCGGCCAGTTCAGCCAGGTGACCAGCGCGGCGTCAGGCAGCCTGTTCAATACGGCCGGCCGTCTGTCGATCAACAGCATTGACCTGAACTTTGGTCTGACCACCCGCCTCCCTGACGACGTCTGCTATGACGCCAACGGCGACGGCAGCTGCAGCGACGCGGAAACGGCCGCTGTGGATGTGCTCTACCCCGGTGCTCGCAGCAGTGCGCTGATTGATCCGGCCGGCAGCGTGTATCGCCCCGTGTTCTTCCGCTTCAAGAACGCAACCACCGAGTTCAGCGTGGGCAACAACCCCGTCATCGTGACGCTGGGCCGCAAGCAGAAGTTCTACTTCGCCGACTACGCCTTCGACAACAACTACGACGGCCGCGGCGACGGCTTCGTGGTCAGCGTTGACGGCAGCAACCTGCCGGTGCTGGGTGCGCTCAAGCCCAAGATCACCACTGTGTACGGCAGCCGTGGCGGCGATAACGTCGCGACCAGCGGGAACTACGGTGTGTACTACCGCGGCGTTCGTGCCCAGATTACCCCGGTCGGCACCCTGAACGCGGGTCTGTACTATGCCCAGGAAGGCCGTGACGCTTTCGGTGCCGCCGCCGCTGCTGGCCAGACGGCCGCAACTGTGGCCGCCGTACCCAATGATGTGACCCTGTACGGCGCCGATCTGCACGGCAAGGCCTTCGGTGTCGAGCTGCACAGCGAGTACACCGCGAGCCGCGTGACGCCGGTGAACAGCGCCGCATACACCGCGAGCGCCTTCTATGCCCGCGCCGCGACCCGCAAGACCGACCTCACCTACGATCTGAACACTCCCGCCGCGCGTCTGGGCACCGACACCTTCAACGTGTCGCTGTACGACCTGAACTACCGCCGTATCGAAGCGGGCGTCACGGAAGTCTCGGGCATCAGCGAGTACGGCTACGACACCCGTCGCAGCTACAGCTCGACCCGCCAGAACAATGCGGACAACCCCAACAACGGCGTGACTGCGCCCTTCTCGAACCTGTACGGCCGTACGGCGACGGGCAGCACCACCAACGACGGCCTGATTGGCCAGAAGGGCTTCGGCGTCAAGGCGGCCGTGACCCTGGGCCCGGTGTCGGTGGGCGGCTACTACGACAGCAGCACGAGCGCCAACGGCTCAATGGCCGTCAACGACCCCAACCTGTTGATCGAACGCGGCGCTTCGGCCAAGGTCGCGGCGAGCATCTTCTCGCTGCGCGGCTCCTACAATGAGCTGCTGAGCAACCGATACCAGACCTACCGCAATGCGGGCACGGACGTTGCACTCGGTGCGACGGTCACCGACTCGGTCTACGCGCGCCGCTACGCCATCCAGGCGGACGTGACGCCGGGCCTGGGCCTGTACGTCGGCGCCTACTACCGCGACGTCTCGGTCGATGATCAGGCCGGCGGCATGCGCCGTTCGAGCACTGACCGCGGCCTCTTCGGCCGTGGCTACCTGGCCTCGAGCTTCGCGCCCGGCGTGGGTGCCAACAGCTACCGTGCGGGCCTGACCTGCTCGGAGAGCAACTTCGGGACCTCGGTCGCCGTCAACGGCGTGAGCGGCGACACCGATGGTGTGGGCGGCGTGCTGAACCCGGCCGTCAACCTTGACGCCAACCGCACCGGCGTGTGCTTCACCTCCTACGGGGTGGAAGCGGGCCACGCGGGCAACAACGCCAACGCGCTCGTCAAGGACCTGTTCTTCCGCGTCGGTTACGGCCGCGTGTACGTCCCGACCAGCAATACGTCGACCACTGGCGACTTCAGTGGCAACATCTTCTACGGCGATGTTCGCTACGACCGCAAGGTCAGCGCTGCGAACGTGCGTCTGGCCGGTTCGTTCTCGAACTCCAACGTCCGTCTTGATGCTCGTCCTGCCGGGACGCGCGGCGCGATCGGTCTGATCGTCCGCACCGACCCCCTCACCGGCCTGCCCTTCAGCCCCCAGATCAACGGTCAGGTGGGTTACTACACCTCGCAGTTCGACAATGACAGCAGCGCGGCGACCCCCGCTCTGAATGCCAACGCCGTGAAGTACGGCGCCGGCATCGTCCTGAATGACTTCCTGCTGCCCAACACCAAGGTCGGTGTGCGCTACGACGGTTACAGCGGTATCAACCGTGCGTACACCCCCTACGACGGCGCAGGTACCGAAGGCTACTTTGCCGACGCCGACACCAACGGCAACCGCATCAACCTGAATGGTGTGTATGTCGAAGGCGCGTACAACGACCTCGTGTTCTCGTACGGCAACTACACCCTCAGCAGCCGCAACAACGCGGGCACTGAGATCGGCAGCGGCCTGAACAACGGCCAGCCTGCCCGCGGCCAGACCTTCAAGATCACCTACAAGGTGAACTTCTAA